A single region of the Halorussus gelatinilyticus genome encodes:
- a CDS encoding polysaccharide deacetylase family protein yields the protein MPDDGDSATQRDDRDAGTSADPRVAGDPKAVADHEFALLLTHDVDRPYKTIQSAYHAVEHRDPRQLLDLLPGRNPWWQFEEVMELEDSLGVRSAFYFLREKHLLQRSPSDWLDPFYWIEQFGRYEIETPEMLDLLDRLHASGWEVGLHGSYDSYDDRDRLRMEKATLEEALGEPVVGGRQHHLNRGAETWDHHRDIGLRYDASPGSSETTGFDHGYLPRRPFDDEFVVFPLTVMEAALPDPGDDFAAAWAECEALLSEAAENGAVMSALWHPRLFTERDFPGQRRLYRRLVERALEMGAWVGPPRDYYELMEHPEPDGGAAESRERNAKNHHRSDLRRPQAEDNKVKTHPNTESTE from the coding sequence ATGCCTGACGACGGCGATTCGGCGACCCAACGCGACGACCGAGACGCCGGGACGTCGGCGGACCCCCGCGTCGCGGGCGACCCCAAGGCGGTCGCGGACCACGAGTTCGCGCTCCTGCTGACTCACGACGTGGACCGGCCGTACAAGACGATCCAGTCGGCGTACCACGCCGTGGAGCATCGCGACCCCCGGCAGTTGCTGGACCTCCTGCCCGGTCGGAACCCGTGGTGGCAGTTCGAGGAGGTGATGGAGTTGGAGGACTCGCTGGGCGTCAGGTCGGCGTTCTACTTCCTGCGCGAGAAGCACCTCTTGCAGCGCTCGCCGAGCGACTGGCTCGACCCCTTCTACTGGATAGAGCAGTTCGGGCGCTACGAGATAGAGACTCCCGAGATGCTCGACCTGCTGGACCGCCTCCACGCGAGCGGCTGGGAGGTCGGACTCCACGGCTCGTACGACTCCTACGACGACCGCGACCGCCTCCGGATGGAGAAAGCGACGCTGGAGGAAGCCCTCGGCGAGCCGGTGGTCGGCGGCCGCCAGCACCACCTGAACCGCGGAGCCGAGACGTGGGACCACCACCGCGATATCGGACTGCGCTACGACGCCAGTCCGGGGTCGAGCGAGACCACCGGCTTCGACCACGGGTATCTGCCGCGCCGACCGTTCGACGACGAGTTCGTCGTCTTCCCGCTGACGGTGATGGAGGCCGCGCTCCCCGACCCCGGCGACGACTTCGCGGCGGCGTGGGCCGAGTGCGAGGCCCTGCTGTCGGAGGCCGCGGAGAACGGCGCGGTGATGTCGGCGCTCTGGCACCCGCGGCTGTTCACCGAGCGGGACTTCCCCGGCCAGCGCCGACTCTACCGCCGACTGGTCGAGCGCGCGCTGGAGATGGGCGCGTGGGTCGGGCCGCCGCGGGACTACTACGAGCTGATGGAGCACCCCGAACCCGACGGTGGGGCGGCCGAGTCGAGGGAAAGGAACGCGAAAAACCACCACAGGAGCGACCTACGGCGTCCGCAGGCGGAGGATAACAAAGTGAAAACCCACCCCAACACGGAGTCAACAGAATGA